In a single window of the Diospyros lotus cultivar Yz01 chromosome 10, ASM1463336v1, whole genome shotgun sequence genome:
- the LOC127812060 gene encoding uncharacterized protein LOC127812060 yields the protein MDSHAKKTRRFKTFLCFRPVAVDHYLVKPRRDGCVDDGSSGDPALFSHLSEDDSMAPPKIFTRISKDEVNICSDENLGKGGSRRRFTRVLKAIFFGASLAKKVRIKKARKNSNASLRSKSVSGKTNGTLDSAKVKPVKEQSTVFRPKSTCFGGPATSTTPFSSSSASSISSNSRSSLYRKVEEGCISNVGLCFLLVLLLVLIVWGKACSIVCTSSMLFLVPSRRGIHSPEAVVYPAEMDSAEYKKRVIMDGLLERSRNRVAYL from the exons ATGGATTCGCATGCGAAGAAGACACGGCGATTCAAGACTTTTCTCTGTTTCCGGCCTGTCGCCGTCGACCACTATTTAGTCAAGCCACGCCGTGACGGTTGTGTCGACGACGGCAGTTCCGGCGATCCGGCCTTATTCTCGCACTTATCTGAAGACGACAGCATGGCGCCCCCCAAGATCTTCACTCGTATTTCCAAAGATGAGGTCAATATTTGCTCTGATGAAAATCTCGGCAAAGGAGGGTCTCGCCGCCGTTTTACTCGTGTtcttaaagccatttttttcGGGGCTTCATTG GCCAAGAAGGTTAGAATCAAGAAAGCACGGAAAAACTCCAACGCATCGTTAAGAAGCAAGAGCGTGTCTGGAAAAACCAATGGAACTTTGGATTCAGCGAAAGTGAAACCTGTCAAAGAACAATCTACGGTCTTTAGACCAAAGAGTACTTGTTTTGGTGGCCCAGCCACTTCGACGACGCCGTTCTCTTCTTCATCCGCTTCGTCCATCAGTTCCAATTCCAGATCCTCGTTGTACCGGAAAGTGGAAGAAGGTTGCATTTCAAATGTGGGGTTGTGCTTTCTCCTTGTTTTGTTGTTGGTTTTGATCGTTTGGGGGAAGGCTTGCTCGATAGTCTGCACCTCATCGATGCTATTTCTGGTTCCCAGCCGGAGGGGGATTCACTCGCCGGAGGCCGTCGTTTACCCGGCGGAGATGGACTCGGCGGAGTACAAGAAACGGGTGATCATGGATGGGCTGCTCGAGAGAAGTCGCAATCGGGTAGCGTATCTCTGA